gtggtcaggagagagaatgcagctttaacacatgaagctagacttctatacacatacctgcaaactcatgaggggtgaaaaaggtgacaacggggggggggggggggggcaggtgacttttttgttgtcaccacatccacgttgtttgaagcctcaaagcttttagaaccacaactacagtcattttattgttctgaccacaaatctaaataataataaacagtttaagaacaaaaggtcctccgctctgactcagccctataatgatagtaataacaaatatacattgtcattatatataatatggttaaagtcctcatggacttgtccctgaatctgttctgtctctacacgtttgtcacgatactcatattataacttctatacatattacatacctgccataaatatcatgatacccgataccaggattcaatacaataccataaaaacagtatggtaccataaatacgagactggtatatttatctataatagtaataaataaaacatctgtatggttcactttttaccaactttttcaacacttaacaaatgacagtaatatgagtatcaatacagccagatatgaatgaaactacatggttccatcagagcattgattatacactatgaggccgttagtctctgaccagatgatccacagttcatcaggatgagcagctggagagttacacaactttacagactgaaacatttcactttttaaaccGAAGTTggtctctaagctccgcctcttctctcgctgtgagctgcgcagcgcagtgtgcgcagacagctcgacacggagcagcgcgtgcgctctgatcgctctcttaatgaagtatcgatactaaaaatatgctaaatcacatcgtgtttaacgtacggtactttgttagcatcgctacaccgtgcagcgtgacagcagcagatgtagcggctaacattcaagctaacctgaacccccaaacgctgaagacatctgaacgctgattggccgagacgcgacacgcccatcaaagatgttctattgtgaagagcaccacttcacacttttctccgcgtctcactgcaatctcaacggcagcggggcaggtgaccccccccccccaaacaaaaactcttcggatctccacgattcacgtggacgacctattttgagttcaaaacggtgaatttcaccgaaaggtgacaagtttgcaggtatgtataaaccagaggagtctctaTTGAATCTGTATAGAGCAGCAATAGAGGATTCTCGTTGTTTCTTCACCTTTCACCGCGGCGCTGGTTCCGGGTCGGGCCGATCTCTTCCTGACGCCGCTGTCGGCGaccggctcctcctccacctccttctcggCCCGGGAGCTGCGTCTGCTCGGGCCTTTGGGTTTCTCCACCGCcggcctggaggaggaccgggagggagaagaagagaaagaagaaaggacCAGATGGTAGCAGTAGaataagaagagaaagaaacgaagaagagaaagaaagaagtgaaagaaataagaaaaaaagagaaagaagagaaataaGAAGAAAGGACCAGACAGTAGTagtagaagaaagaagaaggagaagaagaaggagaagtgaCTCAAGGTGTGACTTCACTCTGCTCTGTGATAGAACTCCTCTCCCGTTTCTCCTCCACTACCACAGAAACGCCCGTCTTCCAACGGAAACACGCAGATACGTACAAAGATATGTATAAAGATACGTACAAAGATACGTATAAAGATACGTACAAAGATACGTATAAAGATACGTATAAAGATACGTACAAATATACGTATAAATATACGTACAAAGATATGTATAAAGTTACGTACAAAGATACGTACCGTGGGACCAAGTTGACGGgcgtctttcttttctttgcccATCTGTGATAGAAGAGAAGAAcagcggtgacctttgacctttgacctctgcacAGACACGGCGTCTCTCCCATGAAGACACGAGCACAACGAACATGTTGCGTAACGAGAGATACGCCGGCTCATCTtatgagcgtctttctttaaaaatcatattaattatttcaaactcggcgtaaatgaacatgtgattaaaacaacatttccaggacttttccaaaacttttgtgatttaagttttttccatgacttttccaggcctggaaatgaccattttaaaactccatgactcttccaggttttccatgaccttatGACCCCTGCAGTAACATAAAAGCCACTTCTAGAGAACGGAGGACACGacgtcctccttcagggtctcCAGTTTacaggagaaaagagaaaagcagcATTTGGCTGATTTTTCCTGCTTCTGCAAACATTCGACTGATTTCGGAAACACAcgcggtcaaaggtcaaagggcaCAACTGCCCCTAAGAGATATAATGTTTACCCTGATAGCAAAGAATGCTAATTATGATaacatcattttgtttttgttctttgttgcgTGTCCTATCTCTACTTCCTGgactcgtcacacacacacaaacaagaaaTATAGATTTGAATTATAAGAAAACAAAgatataagttataattgttaatagttgttgagaaaaatgtaataataataaataaccaggaagaaataagaataaaattgaatatgatagtctgatttatgttttctgaaatcaatttgaatctgtagactacttcctaatagtcttattattgcctaatagtcttattacttcctaatagtcttattattgcctaatagccTTATTActtcctaatagtcttattactgtctaatagtcttattattgtctaatagtcttattactgtctaatagtcttattattgtctaatagtcttattactgcctcatagtcttattattgtctaatagtcttattactgcctcatagtcttattattgcctaatagtattattgtctaatagtcttattattgtctaatagtcttattattgtctaatagtcttattacttcctaatagtcttattattgcctaatagtcttattattgcctaatagtcttattattgcctaatagtcttattattgcctaatagtcttattattgcctaatagtcttattattgtctaatagtcttattactgcctaatagtcttattattgtctaatagtcttactactgtctaatagtcttattattgcctaatagtcttattattgtctaatagtcttattattgtctaattattgcctaatagtcttattattgtctaatagtcttattattgcctaatagtcttattattgtctaatagtcttattattgtccaatagtcttattattgcctaatagtcttattattgtctaatagtcttattattacctaacagtcttattattgcctaatagtcttattattgtctaatagtcttattattgtctaatagtcttattattgcctaatagtcttattattacctaacagtcttattattgcctaatagtcttattattgtctaacagtcttattattgtctaatagtcttattattaccatcCCTTCCCTGGCATATGCcaggtttatattttgagcgtatttattttataaaaattaattatttcaaactcagcgtaaatgaaaatgtgaaaataaaacatttccatgactttaccaaaactttggggatttaatttaaggactttttccaggcctggaaataattgtcccggttttccatgaccgcacGAACCCTGtatcataattataataacgcatgccccccccccctccacacacacacacacacacacacacacacacacacacacacacacacacacacacacacacacacacacacacacacacacacacacacacacacacacacacacacacacacacacgaagcatCACAGCAGTTAACTAAGAGGAAGACTCCGTCTGGAGGGTCTCACCCTGACTCGGACCCCGTGGAGGcctcttcacctggaggacacagaggatTCTCTCAGGTGACGTGGAACCAACGGGAAACAGACAACTTCAAACAACTTCAGACAAAGACTCAAACAACGACTCAAACAAAGACTCAAAGACTCAAACAACTTAAAACAAAGACTCAAACAAAGACTCAAACAAAGACTCAGACAAAGACTCAAACAAAGACTCAAACAACTTCAAAGACTCAGACAAAGACTCAAACAACTTCAAACAACTTCAAACAAAGACTCAGACAAAGACTCAAAGACTCACCCGGCTTCTCCCCGGCAGCAGCTTCATGGGGCGGAGGGGCTGGTTGGATGGGGACTGGGGGGATGAAGAGAGGATTAAATGGTTCATCCCACATTTATTAGGAATATCTTTCAGTGATTCCTCAACTAGAACCCCAAAACAGAGTCGATGCTCGTGttcatcattcatcatcatctctAGCTTCAGTTTCTCTTGAAGCAAGAAACCAaatggagagaatgcagctctaacacatgaagcatagacgtctatacaaccagaggagtcggcccctggtggtcaggagagagaatgcagctctaacacatgaagcatagacttctatacaaccagaggagtcgccccctggtggtcaggagagagaatgcagctttaacacacgaagcatagacttctatacaaccagaggagtcaccccctggtggtcaggagagagaatgcagctttaacacatgaagcatagacttctatacaaccagaggagccccctggtggtcaggagagagaatgcatgttttAAGACTTCCAAATCTGCTTCACTGACCGCGTGCCACAGCCATGAAGTGGTCACGATGCTGTTAGCTTGATGGCGTGCGTGTTTACCTGTGGTGGTCTGAGTGGTTTCTACAGATGCAGCGGCCGGCGCCACGGAGGGCGCCGCAGCCGGGGGGGTCGGCGGCGCCGGAGGAACCACGCTGGGGTTAGCAACCGGAGGAGATGCGATGGGGGAAACGTCCAGAGCGGCTGCAGGGCCGGCGACAATTGGAACGACGGACGGGACGGGACTCGCCACGGGAGCcgagagcggcgcaggagacgAGGCCGCGGCGGCGCTAACGGCGACTGCGCTAACGCCGGCTGCGCTAACCGTGGCTGCGCTAACCGTGGCTGCGCTAACGGCGGCGGTGCTAACCGCGGCGGGGCCAACCGCGGCGGGGCCAACCGCGGTGACTGTCGGAGCTTGAGGCGCTCCGCTCTGGTTGGAGGCTGCAGCTGGAGCCGGGGCGACGCTCTGAGCCGGAGGGGCCACCTGGCCGGGGGCCGGGGCCGGAGAGGAGACGGCAGACGGACCAAAGCTCTTCAAAGCGGCAGCAGCGGCGGTTTGGGGAGCCGGGGCTTCCGTCTGGATGGCGGGACTGGCGGCCGGAAGAAAGGCCTGCGGGGGCCCGGCCCCGGGGGGCCCCTGCGGGGGCCTTTCTACAGGACTCTGCTGGGAGTCAGCTGGACCAGAAACTGCCGCCTGCGCTGGTTTTCCTTTGGCCTGGGCAGCGGGGGGCTGCGACTGCGACATGGGGCTCTTTCGGATGCCGTGAGCAGCCGCAGGACTAGagctaagaggaggaggaggaggaggaggggggggagggggggaagccAAGGGTGCCTGGAAGGGAGATGATGCCGAGGGGCTCGGGTGGGGAGATGGCTGCCGGGCCGGGGGACTCGCTTTCTGAGCAGAAGCCTCACTTAGAGTTTCTGTTTTGGGAGCCGCCGGCTGAACCGGCTGTGGGGCTGAGGTCGGACCGGCGGGGGCCGGTGGGGACGCACTCGCGGCGACCCGGACCTGTGCAGCGGCGCCGCCGGTGGGCTGAGCGCCGGAGGACCGGGTGGCGCTCGGGGCGGGAGGAAGTTGGATGGCGACCGCCCCCGGTACCACGGACGCACCGGGGACCTGGAACACCGGGCCGATGAACACGGGAGCGGTGAACTGAggccgggggggcggggcctgctgCCGGACGGCCTGAGGTCTCGGGTTCGGGTTGGGCGCGGCCGCCGCGGCGGAGGCCAGAGACGTGGGCGCCCTGGGGGCGGGAGGGGGGAGGGTCACGGGGTTAGAGGTCACGAACACCGTGATCTGATTGGCCGGGATTGCGTTGGTAGAGGCGGGGATCTGTATGACGGAGTGAACGCTCCGCACGGGTTTAAGACTCGGGTTCGGTTTCGGAGCCGAGCCGGAGTTAGAACCGGCGCCGACGGCCAAGGCGGGACCGCTTTGACCGGGAGCGACCGCTGGGCGGGGGCTTCCACTCGCGGTGGCGCCGAGGACGGGACCGCCGGTGGGAGTCGGGTTCACATTTGGACTGTGATGGACAGCGATACTCGAGATGGGGTTCTGGCTGAGGGTCGTGACGGAGGTCACGTTAGGGATCGGGACGGCAGGTTTGGGTTTAGCTTCCGACACATTGACGGCGGCGGTCGTCGCGGCGGCGCTCTGAGCGGCACCGCAGGGCGGTCTCTCCGGGTCCAGAGCAGACTTGGGGCCTTCCTTCCCCGCGGCGTCCCTGACCGCGCCGCCCTGAGCCGGCCGAGGAGCCGGCCGAGGAGCCGCCTTCGCGGCGCCCGAGTTATCCAGCACCTGGTTCAGGGAGGCCGGGGCCGGCGCCGGGGTCGGCGCCCGCTCTCCGGGCGCCGACCCGCCGTCCTGCGCCGTGAGCCGGTCGACCGCGCCGGCCTTCGGCTCCGAGTCCGGTTTGGGCTGCTGAGGCGGCGGGAAACGAGGACCCGGCATCCTGGGAGCCGACAACTCCCTCAAGGGCTGCGGCATCTGGCGCTGCTCCGGCGCCGCCATCGCCGCCCCCTGGCCGACGCCCTCGGCGGCGTTGCCCTGCATCCCGTGGAAGGGCCCGTGGGTCTGCTGGGCCTCCGCCTGCGGTGGCGCCGCGTTGGGGCTCGGCATCACGCTCTGCCCCTGAAGGCTGACcggctgctgggggggggggcagttgacGGCCATCTTCGTCCCCTTCTGCCTCCCCGGACTCGGCGTGGCCGACTTGCGGCCGGAGGCGGGACTCGACCTCCGGCTGTTGCTGGGACTCGCCCTCTTGGCCTGCCCCGCGGGCTGCTTGTCCTGTTTAGCCCCTCCCACTCCGGCGCCAGCAGAGAAAGGCTGCTGACCGCTGTTTCCGCCCACGCCGCCGTTGTTGCCGGGCAGACTTAAGCTCGGGGGGGCCTGCCCGATGGCCTTCAGGGTCGTCGGGTTAAGACCTTGCTGATCGAATCCCCGATTGAGGTTGGGCTGCCTGGGAGGCAGAGGAATGTTGATCTTGGGAGGAAACAGCCCGGCGATGGAGGCGTTGAGCCTCTCGGGGGACAGGTTGATCTCGGAGGGCTCGGTGCTGGGCGGCCGGTTGGTCGGGGTGAGGGGGTGGTGGTACGGCCGGGGGCTGGCTCTGTTGGGCGTTTTGGGCCTGGAGCTCTGCGAGGTCGTGGGCACGTTGGGGTAATGGAGGCCCGGCATGGGGCCTCCCTGCTGCGGCGGGCCGGACAGCTGCTGGGCGCCGGCGTGCTGCGGCATCGGCGCCGGCCCCCCGGGGCCTTGCTTCATCGGGTGAGCGCCGGCGCCCTGGTTGGCCGTCATCTGCTGGGCTCCGGTGCCGGGGTGCTGCACCCCGACGTCCGGGCCACCGGGCGGCTTGGCGTGCGCCCCCGCAGCGGGTTCTTCAGACCCGGAGCCTGGAGGACCCGGCACGACATCCGGGTGGGACATTCTTCGCGCGGCTCCCGCGAGCTAGAACGGAGAAAgtgttaggttgtagtggatttcatgttttaaataatgcagatagaaagataatttacatcgtggatattagggaggaatattctGATTAATGTATGAAGAAGCATCGACGAGCATGAGAACTGTATTCATTTGATGAGGTTTATTCATATGAGATTGGCTTTATTATGGTAGGTGTGTTTCCCTTGAGATCCCAGCTGGTTTCCTGTttgggcttttattctgaagtctGAAACCGGGGGTAGGGCTCTAAACCGGAAGCGGAAAGCAGCCGTTATCTCGTGGTGCGAAGCCGAGtctcttttgaaatgctgagcaggagagagcatCGGGCGCCGAGTGAAGGAGGCGTGAGGACtcgtctgattggtcagacGTTCGGCCGTGTGAGTATCGGAGGCATGCTGTGGGCTGAAGGTAGAGGAGGCGTCTGAGTGACGCTGGGCTTTAACGCAACCTCACCTGTGGGTTCCCCATCAGGGGCATCCCCCTGGCCTTGTCGGGTGAGGGCgggacccccccgccccccccgtgCCCCGGCAGGCTGATCATCACCGGCATGTTGCTCTGCTGCGAGACGGGCAGCCGCTGCACCTCGGGCGGGTTGCCCATCCCCCGAGGGGGGAGCTGCCCTCCTGGGGGGACGGCCATGCGACTCTTCGCCTGTTCCTGctgcatcttcatcatcatcatcatctgctgctgctgttgttgctgaaATGCGGATACAAAAAGATGCTACATTTGAAACTTGGATGACGTTTTGCGGCCAAATCAAATCGTTTTGCAGTACATTCAGTGTCATGAGCTGGAATGCTCAAACCATTCAAATATTAGAAAATgcagcttcttcaggaatagaggggaaagactttcatgtttcaaatgtttcaaattcttgtatctttaaatactttaatgttattttttaattcatcagttcctatggagaaaatcttcaactttaaaaagcttacagtatcttcatattttcagcaaattcagctatttaatttgtttaatgttCACATAGCCTTCacctattactgtatattttcaaatatcttTTATCTTTTCAATTTTTCAAATGACTAATTTTTTAggcaataaataatgaatgggatccaatggtggaaatcttcaaatccgcttaaacttGTCCAACTTTAAAAGTTTACAATATCGGgatacattcagctaaagaaacacttccacctttaaaatgtttacgaaattgttagctataactttatattataattaatacCAGACTTCTTTCCTTACAGGGCTTGTATACTAAACAGGTAGTCAAAGTATTCCATGGATACGAGTTTACAGATAATTAAAATCACTCCTCGTCATCGTTTAGATCGATTTGTGCATTTTGGGAATTTTGCACTTTTTAAGTATGAATAGATAAACGGCTCACAATCGTGTGGATAGTGTTagtttgtaatagtttattttgattctgtagtcttgagctttaaattaatacatatagaaagatattataataggaaacattagggagaatattattataataaatgtgttatgaagcataggggtaatgtttactctatgtatGTAAATGGAAGAATTAATGTGTGTTCATGaaagtgaatgttagttagtatttcagattgtagaagccggttgaagccgtgaagtgactttaatgcggacaataacagacgggacttttattgtgaaaatacttgtttagcgacttgaccggaagtgacttTTTGACCcaggggtcgtgacctttgacccctccattttgatagcggactttaatccaacaggaaggtgttagaggctgaactccctttgagaggagctgattggctgactcTGGACTGGGGGAACATGGTTCCTTTTGGTCTTGACCCGGGTCCTTCAGGCTGGTTGCCGTGGCGCCCgcatcaccacgaaacccacgaccctgagcctccactgtttgttaaacttctttCCGACTTCCGGTTTGCGTATGTAGCGAGCAGACGCGTGCGGAGAAGCTCCCGACTACTTTTTGTATTTGACCTCCAAGACCTTCTTTGTGTCACACGTTTTACCATACGACAAGTTTCCAAACCTTCTAAAAGACAACCAGACGAAAAAATGCCAccgaaacacaaacaacaacaaagctcgCAAAGCCAAGCAACTCATGCTACTCCTTCGCGAGCTGGAAAGCTAGCGCGAGCTAAAATGGCTGCGAGCGAATCCCCAGGTGAGGAAACCCACTCAGCCCCCGAGAGCGTGGCGGAGCCGTCACGATGCGGCAGCTGTCGGCCCTCCTGGAAACCCACCGCACCGGGATGAAGGAAGACATGGCGGCGCTGATCCAGACTTCATCTCAGTCACTCCGGGTCTCGATGGACGCGCTGCGAGGGGATGTGATTTCATTTAATAAGCGTCTCACCGACACGGAGACGATAGCGGGTACCAACTTTGAACGGCTCACTTCGGTCGAAGCGACCATTAAAGCCATGCAGGCCCGGAATAAACTGCTCCACGACCgggtggaggacctggaggtcccGAAGGTCCAACCTCCGTATTGTCAACGTACCAGAGGGCAGCGAAACTGGCAGGGACCCGAAGCAGTTCATGGCGGACCTGCTCATGGAGACGGCCGGGCGGGAGGTGTTCGCTTCACCTCCGCTGATTGACCGCGCACATCGCACCGGACCGGTCCCAGAACGAGGCTCCACCAAGTCCAGGCATTTTATTGTGTGCTTTCATAGCTATTCTGATAAGGACAAAATGTTAAGATGGGCcatgaaacacaaactaaagaTCCGCAATGTGTCTTTGAGAGTGTACCAGGACATGAGCGCTTCCCTTGCCAAACGGAGAGCGGCGTTCAATGACATGAAGCAAGAACTGGACAGAAAAGGCGTCCGCTTCGGACGGCTCCACCCGGCCCGCCTGCGCGTCGCCTTTGAAGGAGAAACCGTCTTCTTTGACACCCCGGACGAAGCAAGAGCCTTCTACGCCCGACGGATAGCCGGCTAAAGGGCACGATCACGGTCATATGAACAGGTACACGGGGTGGTTCTATGTACAGGCGCTGCTCCTGATAAGAggactattttatttttcagtttatcaccggtggttatttattataccCGCTCCTATTATTGATACGGTGTGAGccactcttttcttttgctttCTAAAATACTCACCACCCCGTGTAGTACAAGCTTACGGTTTGATACGTTTCCACATGTACTTGTTGTGTGTAATTATACTTTACTCTTTATTGTGATGTCACAAAGTTGGTCTTGCACACTAATTTAATGTGTTGGCAGAATCTCCCAGTTAGGAGAAATTAAGGAAGACCTTACCGGAAGTACCAAGTTAAGGGAGTCCTGCGGCTAGCCCCTGGTAGGGAGTCCAGCATAGGAATGGTGTTTTATGTTCTAGATGTTGTAGTTTTTAGTGTTTTATATTGTTCAATGTTGTACGGCAATCGCACTGCCCCCATGTCAAAACTAACCTTTATCCTTAAGCACAAAGT
The genomic region above belongs to Pseudoliparis swirei isolate HS2019 ecotype Mariana Trench chromosome 9, NWPU_hadal_v1, whole genome shotgun sequence and contains:
- the ncoa6 gene encoding nuclear receptor coactivator 6 isoform X2, coding for MAHRCPLPLPSQGTEHLEPDNDSDRDSGVGEDADSCHGGAEEEEEGGGGEEEEEGVNTQSGVEEEGSAVCIAFQGNMEDEDFPQKLECVLRGIPNMLALGPERLRPRRVEPWNSVRVTFNIPRDAAERLRLLAQNNQQQLRDLGILSVQIEGEGAINVAVGPIRGQEVRVNGPIGAPGQMRMDVGFPGQPGPGGVRMANPAMVPPGPGAAAPSTLPGGSGQLHPRVHRPSSQTDMKDPMMPGLQLQHQQAGPHVSGPVPPQAAHHMQALQGGRPLNPVALQQLQQQHHHQQQQQQQQQQQQQQQQQQQSQLGPRPPFNPSGQMSVPPGWNQLPSGVLQPPAAQGGPAWRKPPPQAQMVPRPPSLATVQTPSHPPPPYPFGSQQAGQVFSAMGQGPLQQAGQFAAPQLKGLQACPGGAVRPPPPLPPASGPQGNLAAKSPGSSSSPFQQSSPGTPPMMAPRPTTPQGFPQGVGSPGRAALGPQGAVQQGFMGMPQHGQPGAQGHPGMPKRPMGFPNPNFVQGQVSAGTPGTPVGGASQQLQSSQAMTHTGTPPSASAPNPMQGPPPNVMGMQSGMPGLSPGAAAAGPQPGLQSQMLGLQHQAQPVSSSPSQKLQGQGGGQTVLSRPLSQGQRGGMTPPKQMMPQQGPGVMHGQGQMVGGQGHQAMLLQQQQQQQQQNSMMEQVVANQMQGNKQAFGGKIPAGVMPGQMMRGPAPNAAGTMAQFQGQVGQQQMTPQQQQQQQQQMAQLQQQQQHQQQMNQQPQQVPIAGNPSQAMGMHGQQMRLPAGHPLIQQQLQQKQQQQQQQQQQQAAQQHPHALGDPNSGTEDLGVQQMAPDMQAQQGMLGGPQHMQMGNGHFGAHGMNFNPQFQGQMPMAGASVQPGGFPVSKDVTLTSPLLVNLLQSDISASQFGPGGKQGGAGGANQAKPKKKKPARKKKPKEEDAPAEGLGGLDGAAGLEDSELPNLGGEPSLGLDNAGQKLPEFSGRPAGFPGQPGDQRVLQQVPMQFMQQQQQQQQQQQQQQQQMQHMQQQQIQQQQMQQQQQIQQQMQQQQQQQQMQQQQQMQQMQQMQGLQNAQGQQAMPGPQTPAQGQPQMHPHQLQQQQQQQQQQQQTQQPHLLQQQQQQQQMMMMMKMQQEQAKSRMAVPPGGQLPPRGMGNPPEVQRLPVSQQSNMPVMISLPGHGGGGGVPPSPDKARGMPLMGNPQLAGAARRMSHPDVVPGPPGSGSEEPAAGAHAKPPGGPDVGVQHPGTGAQQMTANQGAGAHPMKQGPGGPAPMPQHAGAQQLSGPPQQGGPMPGLHYPNVPTTSQSSRPKTPNRASPRPYHHPLTPTNRPPSTEPSEINLSPERLNASIAGLFPPKINIPLPPRQPNLNRGFDQQGLNPTTLKAIGQAPPSLSLPGNNGGVGGNSGQQPFSAGAGVGGAKQDKQPAGQAKRASPSNSRRSSPASGRKSATPSPGRQKGTKMAVNCPPPQQPVSLQGQSVMPSPNAAPPQAEAQQTHGPFHGMQGNAAEGVGQGAAMAAPEQRQMPQPLRELSAPRMPGPRFPPPQQPKPDSEPKAGAVDRLTAQDGGSAPGERAPTPAPAPASLNQVLDNSGAAKAAPRPAPRPAQGGAVRDAAGKEGPKSALDPERPPCGAAQSAAATTAAVNVSEAKPKPAVPIPNVTSVTTLSQNPISSIAVHHSPNVNPTPTGGPVLGATASGSPRPAVAPGQSGPALAVGAGSNSGSAPKPNPSLKPVRSVHSVIQIPASTNAIPANQITVFVTSNPVTLPPPAPRAPTSLASAAAAAPNPNPRPQAVRQQAPPPRPQFTAPVFIGPVFQVPGASVVPGAVAIQLPPAPSATRSSGAQPTGGAAAQVRVAASASPPAPAGPTSAPQPVQPAAPKTETLSEASAQKASPPARQPSPHPSPSASSPFQAPLASPPPPPPPPPPPLSSSPAAAHGIRKSPMSQSQPPAAQAKGKPAQAAVSGPADSQQSPVERPPQGPPGAGPPQAFLPAASPAIQTEAPAPQTAAAAALKSFGPSAVSSPAPAPGQVAPPAQSVAPAPAAASNQSGAPQAPTVTAVGPAAVGPAAVSTAAVSAATVSAATVSAAGVSAVAVSAAAASSPAPLSAPVASPVPSVVPIVAGPAAALDVSPIASPPVANPSVVPPAPPTPPAAAPSVAPAAASVETTQTTTVPIQPAPPPHEAAAGEKPGEEASTGSESGWAKKRKTPVNLVPRPAVEKPKGPSRRSSRAEKEVEEEPVADSGVRKRSARPGTSAAVKETGASPTQAKRRKSK